A genomic stretch from Streptomyces sp. QL37 includes:
- a CDS encoding sugar ABC transporter permease, which translates to MWPYALIAPAIGGMLYLLVYPLVRAVVISLQDFRLRQLISGDAEFVGLRNYRTLLSDPRFWEVTGRTFVFMAVNVVLIMVVSTLVALMTERLRRAGRTVVLCSLVLAWAMPVVAATTVFQWLFHSEFGIVNQLLTALGFGSFDRYPWFANGTASFTILVLLIVWQSVPFAAVTLYSALTTVPAELYESARLDGASGSRVFRSVTFPMLRPIFMLVLSLEVIWTFKAFVQIWVMTRGGPGDATTILPVYAVQTALSSQRYDLGSAASMITVVLMSGVLVLYFRQMFRQEDDLG; encoded by the coding sequence CTGTGGCCGTACGCCCTGATCGCCCCCGCGATCGGCGGCATGCTCTATCTGCTGGTGTACCCACTGGTGCGGGCGGTGGTGATCTCCCTCCAGGACTTCCGGCTCCGCCAGCTGATCAGCGGCGACGCCGAGTTCGTGGGCCTGCGCAACTACCGGACGCTGCTGTCCGACCCGCGCTTCTGGGAGGTGACCGGCCGCACCTTCGTCTTCATGGCCGTCAACGTCGTACTGATCATGGTCGTCTCGACCCTGGTCGCGCTGATGACGGAACGGCTGCGCCGGGCCGGCCGTACGGTCGTGCTCTGCTCGCTGGTGCTCGCCTGGGCCATGCCGGTGGTCGCGGCCACGACGGTCTTCCAGTGGCTGTTCCACTCCGAGTTCGGCATCGTCAACCAGCTGCTGACCGCGCTCGGTTTCGGGTCCTTCGACCGCTACCCGTGGTTCGCGAACGGTACGGCGTCGTTCACGATCCTGGTCCTGCTGATCGTCTGGCAGTCCGTACCGTTCGCGGCGGTCACCCTCTACTCCGCGCTGACCACGGTCCCCGCCGAGCTGTACGAGTCGGCCCGCCTGGACGGCGCCTCCGGATCGCGCGTCTTCCGCTCGGTCACCTTCCCGATGCTGCGGCCGATCTTCATGCTGGTCCTCTCCCTGGAGGTGATCTGGACCTTCAAGGCGTTCGTCCAGATCTGGGTGATGACCCGCGGCGGCCCGGGCGACGCCACCACCATCCTGCCCGTCTACGCGGTCCAGACGGCGCTCTCCAGCCAGCGCTACGACCTGGGTTCCGCCGCCTCGATGATCACCGTGGTCCTGATGTCCGGGGTGCTGGTCCTCTACTTCCGTCAGATGTTCCGTCAGGAGGACGATCTCGGATGA
- a CDS encoding beta-N-acetylhexosaminidase, which yields MPASRPELSLLPRPGKVSPRPGRFVLGQDTAVRALPGAEGAADLLRTLLGPTTGLPLPPSADGRVVLALDPHLGGLGDEGYGLTVGPEALLLRAARPDGLLRGVQTIRQLLPPAALSGGARGVSWELPCVEISDVPRYPWRGAMLDVARHFQPVSYLRRYVDLMALHKLNVLHLHLTDDQGWRMPVEAFPRLTSVGGHRAQSLSDGVPHTGAYTGAELRGLVRHARERGVTVVPEIEMPGHVRAALAAYPHLGNHPERRLDVWTRWGVCDTVFGVHEEVFDFCRTVLEEVMDVFPSPYVHIGGDECPVTEWENSPAARARAAAEGLDGPRGLHGWFMGRIGSFLVEHGRRPTGWAETGSELPPEFTVMTWRDPAHALAAARRGHQVVTAHHRATYLDYAQSTDPDEPTAQRGEPVPLHAVHTNEPVPADWAPDEASRVLGTQAQLWTEYVTTPDRIEYLTYPRLCALADRAWSGGRGDWAGFVERLRDHTARLDALGVPYRPLTTRSLATASGSTARPPR from the coding sequence GTGCCCGCATCACGCCCCGAGCTCTCCCTCCTCCCCCGGCCCGGCAAGGTCTCGCCGCGCCCGGGCCGCTTCGTCCTCGGCCAGGACACCGCCGTACGCGCCCTGCCGGGCGCGGAGGGCGCGGCGGACTTGTTACGCACGCTCCTCGGGCCGACGACCGGTCTGCCCCTGCCGCCCTCGGCCGACGGCCGTGTCGTCCTGGCGCTCGACCCGCACCTCGGCGGGCTGGGCGACGAGGGGTACGGCCTCACGGTCGGCCCGGAGGCGCTCCTGCTGCGCGCCGCCCGGCCGGACGGGCTGCTCCGGGGCGTCCAGACGATCCGTCAACTGCTGCCGCCAGCAGCCCTGTCGGGTGGTGCGCGAGGCGTCTCCTGGGAGCTGCCGTGCGTCGAGATCAGCGACGTTCCGCGGTATCCCTGGCGCGGCGCGATGCTCGACGTCGCCAGGCACTTCCAGCCCGTCTCCTACCTGCGCCGCTACGTGGACCTGATGGCGCTGCACAAGCTCAATGTCCTCCATCTGCACCTCACCGACGACCAGGGCTGGCGCATGCCGGTCGAAGCCTTCCCCCGGCTGACCTCGGTGGGCGGGCACCGGGCCCAGTCCCTGTCCGACGGCGTGCCGCACACGGGGGCGTACACCGGGGCGGAGCTGCGGGGCCTGGTCCGTCACGCGCGGGAGCGGGGGGTGACCGTCGTGCCGGAGATCGAGATGCCGGGCCATGTGCGCGCGGCGCTCGCGGCCTACCCCCACCTGGGAAACCACCCGGAGCGACGCCTCGACGTGTGGACCCGGTGGGGCGTCTGCGACACCGTGTTCGGCGTCCACGAGGAGGTGTTCGACTTCTGCCGGACGGTGCTGGAGGAGGTCATGGACGTCTTCCCGTCCCCGTACGTCCATATCGGCGGCGACGAGTGTCCGGTCACCGAGTGGGAGAACAGCCCGGCGGCCCGGGCCCGTGCGGCGGCCGAGGGGCTGGACGGCCCCCGGGGGCTGCACGGCTGGTTCATGGGCCGGATCGGCTCGTTCCTCGTGGAGCACGGCCGGCGGCCGACCGGCTGGGCCGAGACCGGCAGCGAACTGCCTCCCGAATTCACGGTGATGACCTGGCGCGACCCCGCGCACGCGCTCGCCGCCGCGCGGCGCGGCCACCAGGTGGTGACCGCGCACCACCGCGCGACGTATCTGGACTACGCCCAGTCGACTGATCCGGACGAACCCACCGCGCAGCGGGGCGAGCCCGTCCCCCTGCACGCGGTCCACACGAACGAGCCGGTGCCGGCGGACTGGGCACCGGACGAGGCCTCCCGCGTCCTGGGCACCCAGGCGCAACTGTGGACCGAGTACGTGACGACGCCGGACCGCATCGAGTACCTCACCTACCCCCGGCTGTGCGCCCTGGCGGACCGCGCCTGGTCCGGCGGGCGCGGCGACTGGGCCGGGTTCGTCGAGCGGCTGCGCGACCACACCGCCCGGCTGGACGCCCTCGGAGTCCCCTACCGGCCCCTGACCACGCGGTCCCTGGCGACCGCGTCCGGAAGTACAGCGCGACCCCCTCGGTAA
- the uraH gene encoding hydroxyisourate hydrolase, which produces MSTDTTASVSTHILDTSTGRPAEAVTVSLAARSGGDAQYVTLGGSATDADGRCKDLPALPEGTTHVRLVFDTESYFTAKKQAEAQQDAPRVRDSGAFFPEVAIAFAVTPGEHYHVPLLLNPFGYSVYRGS; this is translated from the coding sequence TTGAGCACCGACACCACCGCATCGGTGTCCACCCACATCCTGGACACCAGCACCGGCCGCCCCGCCGAAGCCGTCACCGTCTCCCTGGCCGCCCGTAGCGGCGGCGACGCGCAGTATGTGACGCTCGGCGGATCCGCGACCGACGCGGACGGGCGCTGCAAAGACCTGCCGGCCCTGCCGGAAGGAACCACCCACGTACGGCTCGTCTTCGACACCGAGTCGTACTTCACCGCGAAGAAGCAAGCCGAGGCGCAGCAGGACGCCCCCCGCGTAAGGGACAGCGGCGCGTTCTTCCCGGAGGTGGCGATCGCATTCGCCGTCACCCCGGGCGAGCACTATCACGTACCGCTGCTGCTCAACCCGTTCGGCTACTCCGTTTACCGAGGGAGCTAG
- a CDS encoding carbohydrate ABC transporter permease has translation MTLLRPRVRRIPLNAAAVVTVVVCLFPVYWMISTAFKPSRDIRSAEPRLVPYTWTLDHFRRAVQADGFELFWRNSVLVTLGAVLLSLVVALGASFAVARLRWRGRRQFMLLVFVAQMAPWESLIIPVYIISRDTDMLDRLPTLTLVYFMITLPFTIVVLRGFLATIPPELEEAAQVDGCTRTGAFVRVALPLLAPGLMATSLFGFITAWNEFAYANFLIIKQQDNRTLPVWLSSFQNTFGTDWGATMAASTLFALPALVIFLLLQRHVTSGFAAGAVKG, from the coding sequence ATGACCCTGCTGCGCCCCCGGGTCCGGCGGATCCCGCTGAACGCCGCCGCCGTCGTGACCGTCGTGGTCTGCCTCTTCCCCGTGTACTGGATGATCTCCACCGCGTTCAAGCCGTCCCGGGACATCCGGTCCGCCGAACCCCGGCTCGTGCCCTACACCTGGACCCTGGACCACTTCCGCCGGGCCGTGCAGGCGGACGGCTTCGAACTGTTCTGGCGCAACAGCGTCCTGGTCACGCTGGGGGCCGTACTGCTCTCTCTCGTCGTGGCGCTCGGGGCGTCGTTCGCCGTGGCGCGCCTGCGGTGGAGGGGCCGGCGGCAGTTCATGCTGCTGGTCTTCGTCGCCCAGATGGCGCCCTGGGAGTCGCTGATCATCCCGGTCTACATCATCTCGCGCGACACGGACATGCTCGACCGGCTGCCGACCCTTACTCTCGTCTACTTCATGATCACGCTGCCGTTCACGATCGTGGTGCTGAGGGGGTTCCTCGCGACCATCCCACCCGAACTGGAGGAGGCCGCCCAGGTCGACGGCTGCACGAGGACGGGGGCGTTCGTACGGGTGGCCCTGCCGCTGCTCGCCCCCGGTCTGATGGCCACCTCGCTCTTCGGATTCATCACCGCCTGGAACGAGTTCGCCTACGCCAACTTCCTGATCATCAAGCAGCAGGACAACCGCACCCTGCCGGTCTGGCTCTCCTCCTTCCAGAACACCTTCGGCACCGACTGGGGCGCCACCATGGCCGCCTCGACGCTCTTCGCGCTGCCCGCGCTCGTGATCTTCCTCCTGCTCCAGCGTCATGTGACCTCCGGCTTCGCGGCCGGCGCCGTCAAGGGCTGA
- the uraD gene encoding 2-oxo-4-hydroxy-4-carboxy-5-ureidoimidazoline decarboxylase produces MTTSSTPGLARFNTLAATEATAALHEVCASATWGSFILARRPYASTEALFSASDAAMAELSPEDLAEAMAGHPPIGRPKPGDPASAREQRGMAGASEELKAEMLDLNLAYQERFGHVFLICATGATGEQMRDAVKDRIGNSPEREREIVRTELGKINRIRLTRLAEDS; encoded by the coding sequence GTGACTACGAGCTCCACACCGGGCCTCGCCCGGTTCAACACCCTGGCGGCCACAGAGGCCACAGCCGCGCTGCACGAGGTCTGTGCCAGTGCGACCTGGGGAAGCTTCATCCTCGCCCGCCGGCCCTACGCCTCCACGGAAGCCCTGTTCTCCGCCAGTGACGCCGCAATGGCCGAGCTCTCACCGGAGGACCTGGCCGAGGCGATGGCCGGTCACCCGCCGATCGGCCGCCCCAAGCCGGGGGACCCGGCCTCCGCCCGTGAGCAGCGGGGGATGGCCGGTGCGTCCGAGGAGCTCAAGGCGGAGATGCTCGATCTCAACCTGGCCTACCAGGAACGGTTCGGACATGTCTTCCTGATCTGCGCCACCGGAGCCACCGGTGAGCAGATGCGCGACGCGGTGAAGGACCGGATCGGCAACTCGCCGGAGCGGGAACGCGAGATCGTCCGCACCGAGCTGGGCAAGATCAACCGCATCCGGCTGACCCGCCTCGCAGAGGACTCCTGA
- a CDS encoding extracellular solute-binding protein, protein MKYRLLAGVSALVTAAALSACSSGGDGADEAGGVTTVDVWLMRDSVSAAFQKEFTEGFEAAHPDIDVRIQIQEWDGIGQKITAALASNDAPDVIEAGNTQVAQYAESGGLLDLSDRKEELNGADWLKGLAEPGAYEGKQYGIPYYAANRVVIYRKDLFEKAGVDATEITTRDAWIEATEKLNKDGTQGIYLPGQLWYALGGFIWDEGGDFATESGGTWKGALDTPEAQRGMAFYARLQALGKGPKDSDEDDPPQAEVMAQGQVAQVISTPGGANVVVENNPELKGKLGFFPIPGKTAGTPGAVFTGGSDLVVPAASGHPEEAVTFIKELTGDAWQKKLAVAMSYVPNRTTLASAVAGDPGASAMAVGAANGHATPNTPGWAAVEAENPVKDYMTAVLTGGDAAEEAANASADITRAMNAGS, encoded by the coding sequence GTGAAGTACCGCTTGCTTGCCGGTGTGTCCGCGCTCGTGACGGCCGCCGCTCTCAGTGCCTGCAGTTCCGGTGGGGACGGCGCCGACGAGGCCGGGGGCGTGACGACCGTCGACGTCTGGCTGATGCGCGACAGCGTCTCGGCGGCGTTCCAGAAGGAGTTCACCGAGGGCTTCGAGGCGGCGCACCCGGACATCGACGTCCGGATCCAGATCCAGGAGTGGGACGGCATCGGCCAGAAGATCACCGCCGCCCTGGCGAGCAACGACGCCCCTGACGTGATCGAGGCGGGCAACACGCAGGTCGCCCAGTACGCGGAGAGCGGCGGGCTGCTGGACCTCAGCGACAGGAAGGAGGAGTTGAACGGCGCGGACTGGCTGAAGGGGCTGGCCGAGCCCGGCGCGTACGAGGGGAAGCAGTACGGCATCCCCTACTACGCCGCCAACCGGGTCGTGATCTACCGCAAGGACCTCTTCGAGAAGGCGGGTGTCGACGCCACGGAGATCACCACTCGCGACGCGTGGATCGAGGCCACCGAGAAGCTGAACAAGGACGGCACGCAGGGCATCTATCTGCCGGGCCAGCTCTGGTACGCGCTGGGCGGGTTCATCTGGGACGAGGGCGGCGACTTCGCCACCGAGTCCGGCGGCACGTGGAAGGGCGCGCTCGACACGCCCGAGGCGCAGCGTGGCATGGCCTTCTACGCGCGGCTCCAGGCGCTCGGCAAGGGCCCCAAGGACTCCGACGAGGACGATCCGCCGCAGGCCGAGGTGATGGCGCAGGGGCAGGTGGCGCAGGTCATCTCCACCCCTGGCGGGGCCAACGTGGTCGTCGAGAACAACCCGGAGCTCAAGGGGAAGCTGGGCTTCTTCCCGATCCCGGGGAAGACGGCCGGCACTCCGGGTGCGGTGTTCACCGGTGGTTCCGACCTGGTCGTCCCCGCCGCGTCCGGCCATCCGGAGGAGGCCGTGACCTTCATCAAGGAGCTCACGGGCGACGCCTGGCAGAAGAAGCTCGCGGTGGCCATGAGCTATGTGCCCAACCGGACCACCCTCGCCTCGGCCGTGGCGGGCGACCCGGGTGCCTCGGCGATGGCCGTCGGTGCGGCGAACGGGCACGCGACGCCGAACACCCCGGGCTGGGCGGCCGTCGAGGCCGAGAACCCCGTCAAGGACTACATGACCGCCGTCCTCACCGGCGGTGACGCCGCCGAGGAGGCGGCCAATGCCTCCGCGGACATCACCCGGGCCATGAACGCCGGCTCCTGA
- a CDS encoding GntR family transcriptional regulator, which translates to MKADVPGTVLKRERVRDAVLELIESRSPGDAIPSERSLCALLGVSRPTLRAAVDELVAAGLLVREHGRGMFVAPEKITQELVSADLALSVPQAAGAWSSRLLEFTTLQAGARVGRKLRMSPADEIVYVARLRLVDGAPMAIEHLHIRAALVPGLSAQELEDGDLYEHLRHTHGVHVREAVQAIEPTVVTRAEAQLLEVPELSPALLFERLTSDTAGLPVEYVHSLYRGDRYRIVSRLALGPAAATAPLVRDGHHPGIPPGDFAHGDPIASSTRGDIQAGP; encoded by the coding sequence ATGAAAGCCGACGTACCGGGGACGGTGCTCAAACGGGAACGGGTGCGCGACGCGGTCCTGGAGCTGATCGAGAGCCGCAGCCCCGGCGACGCCATCCCGTCCGAGCGGTCCCTCTGTGCCCTGCTCGGCGTCTCCCGGCCCACCCTGCGGGCCGCCGTCGACGAGCTGGTGGCCGCCGGTCTGCTGGTGCGCGAACACGGACGCGGGATGTTCGTCGCTCCGGAGAAGATCACCCAGGAGCTGGTCTCCGCCGACCTCGCCCTGAGCGTGCCGCAGGCGGCCGGAGCGTGGTCGAGCAGGCTGCTGGAGTTCACGACCCTCCAGGCCGGCGCCCGGGTCGGCCGCAAGCTGCGGATGTCGCCCGCCGACGAGATCGTGTACGTCGCTCGGCTGCGCCTGGTCGACGGCGCGCCCATGGCCATCGAGCACCTGCACATCAGGGCGGCGCTCGTCCCCGGCCTGTCGGCCCAGGAGCTGGAGGACGGTGATCTCTACGAGCACCTGCGTCACACCCACGGGGTGCATGTCCGTGAGGCGGTCCAGGCCATCGAGCCCACCGTCGTCACGAGGGCGGAGGCCCAGCTCCTGGAGGTCCCCGAGCTCTCTCCCGCCCTGCTCTTCGAGCGCCTGACCTCGGACACCGCCGGGCTGCCCGTGGAGTACGTCCACTCGCTCTACCGGGGTGACCGCTACCGGATCGTCTCCCGGCTCGCGCTCGGCCCGGCCGCCGCCACCGCCCCTCTGGTCAGGGACGGGCACCACCCCGGGATCCCGCCCGGGGACTTCGCGCACGGCGACCCGATCGCCTCGTCCACCCGGGGGGACATCCAGGCCGGCCCCTGA
- a CDS encoding cellulose binding domain-containing protein, which produces MRTFRRSRIRAAAAAAVTLALGCTALAALPSTAGAAAAGGLVVQYRTSASGATADQSEPWLKVRNTGSASVPLSDVKVRYYFKGDSAAAAYRFACSWAVKGCANITGTFKTLPNPTATADRYLEIAFTSGAGSLAPGADTGDMQLRFHRADWQPLGQSDDYSFGAGRSTYGDWPRITAQVGAVTAWGEAPEGNGPTDPTDPPTDPPADGPRLFDDFDYSGHTDPRIAANGWSVRSNSGGPGVPGAVWAPENVTFTSQSGNSVMNLETSTAGTGATTVQTEILTQSMKFRNGTYAARVKFSDAPRSGPDGDHLVQTFFTINDLKAPMADDYAEYDFEYLPNGGWGEPANILYTTSWETYRPDPWEAVNQHSEARQSYAGWHDLVVTIDDSAITYYVDGQLFGTHGAAYLPERPMSINFNQWLIDLAGQSSTTPRSYDQQVDYVLHVKDQVLSPAQVSALVSGYRAAGTTFQDTVPTA; this is translated from the coding sequence ATGAGGACATTCCGCAGGAGCCGTATCCGCGCGGCGGCGGCCGCCGCCGTCACCCTGGCCCTGGGCTGCACGGCCCTCGCCGCCCTGCCCTCGACCGCCGGTGCCGCGGCGGCCGGCGGGCTCGTCGTCCAGTACCGCACGAGCGCGTCGGGAGCGACGGCCGACCAGAGCGAGCCGTGGCTGAAGGTACGCAACACCGGGAGCGCGAGTGTGCCTCTCTCCGACGTCAAGGTGCGGTACTACTTCAAGGGCGACTCCGCGGCGGCCGCCTACCGGTTCGCCTGTTCCTGGGCGGTGAAGGGCTGCGCGAACATCACCGGCACGTTCAAGACCCTTCCGAACCCGACCGCCACCGCCGACCGCTATCTGGAGATCGCCTTCACCTCCGGCGCGGGTTCGCTCGCTCCCGGCGCGGACACCGGGGACATGCAGCTGCGCTTCCACCGCGCGGACTGGCAGCCGCTGGGGCAGAGCGACGACTACTCCTTCGGCGCCGGACGGAGCACGTACGGGGACTGGCCCAGGATCACCGCGCAGGTGGGCGCCGTCACGGCCTGGGGCGAGGCGCCCGAGGGCAACGGTCCGACCGACCCGACCGATCCCCCCACCGACCCGCCGGCGGACGGGCCCAGGCTGTTCGACGACTTCGACTACAGCGGTCACACGGACCCGAGGATCGCGGCGAACGGCTGGAGCGTCCGCTCGAACTCCGGCGGCCCCGGGGTGCCGGGCGCCGTCTGGGCCCCGGAGAACGTCACCTTCACCAGCCAGAGCGGAAACTCGGTGATGAACCTGGAGACGTCCACGGCGGGCACGGGAGCCACGACGGTGCAGACGGAGATCCTCACGCAGTCCATGAAGTTCCGCAACGGCACCTACGCGGCCCGCGTGAAGTTCAGTGACGCGCCGAGGTCCGGGCCCGACGGGGACCACCTCGTCCAGACCTTCTTCACCATCAACGACCTCAAGGCGCCGATGGCGGACGACTACGCCGAGTACGACTTCGAGTACCTGCCCAACGGCGGCTGGGGCGAGCCGGCCAACATCCTCTACACCACTTCCTGGGAGACCTACCGCCCCGACCCGTGGGAGGCCGTCAACCAGCACAGCGAGGCGCGGCAGAGCTACGCGGGCTGGCACGACCTGGTGGTGACCATCGACGACAGCGCCATCACGTACTACGTCGACGGTCAGCTCTTCGGGACGCACGGGGCGGCCTATCTCCCGGAGCGGCCGATGTCGATCAACTTCAACCAGTGGCTGATCGATCTGGCCGGCCAGAGCAGCACGACCCCGCGCTCGTACGACCAGCAGGTGGACTACGTCCTGCACGTGAAGGACCAGGTCCTCTCGCCCGCCCAGGTCTCGGCGCTGGTGAGCGGGTACCGCGCGGCGGGCACCACGTTCCAGGACACGGTGCCGACCGCCTGA
- a CDS encoding helix-turn-helix domain-containing protein has protein sequence MTEPADHPLVTAVKPLVDAMGAELLAPERATTEDVVLAWEGADVIAVRLPQLSESLDHILAAMERRHGMPLAELDRKAKQGVVRILEARGAFSVRHGVETVAGALGVSRFTVYNYLNRDNAAKSE, from the coding sequence GTGACCGAACCGGCCGACCACCCGCTGGTCACCGCTGTGAAGCCGCTCGTCGACGCCATGGGAGCGGAGCTCCTCGCCCCGGAGCGGGCCACCACGGAGGACGTGGTGCTCGCGTGGGAGGGGGCCGACGTCATCGCGGTGCGGCTGCCCCAGCTCTCCGAATCGCTCGACCACATTCTGGCCGCGATGGAGCGGCGGCACGGGATGCCGCTCGCCGAGCTGGACCGTAAGGCCAAGCAGGGCGTCGTACGGATCCTTGAGGCACGCGGTGCCTTTTCCGTACGGCACGGAGTGGAGACCGTGGCGGGCGCGCTCGGAGTCAGCCGCTTCACCGTCTACAACTACCTGAACCGGGACAATGCCGCCAAGAGCGAGTAG